The segment AATTCGTTGACGAGACGGTAATTTGGTTTGATGCAACCAACACGGAATTAGAGACGCTTTTCAAGGATCTAGAAAGAGACCCAGAATTGTTCACGGATGATAGTTGGAGATGGTTGATCAGTCACCATGCTGAAACGCTCGGCAGGATTGGCAATGAATTCCCTACAGCATTCCCCTCATCCGAGGAAACGGAACTGCTAGGAGAGTACGAAGTCGGATTGAGAGACTACGCATATTCTGCATCTGTTCACATTCTACAAGCTCTTGAAACCGATGATCGTGACATGCTTTGGGAGGGGAATTTTCAACGAATCAAAGCGAAGGCCTCTGCCTCTCTGTATATTGATGAGACAATAGCTCTGTGGCCTGAATGCTCGAACCCGATGGCAGGGTCAAAGAATATCCCAAGTCGAGAGACTTACAGTTCGCGTCTGTCCAAGATCTTCTCAGTTGTTGGGCCGCCGCCTAGTGGTAAAGACCAGTAGGGCTGATTCGTGACTACACATGTTTCCCGATTGAGTCAACAAGGGGCCCATCATAGTATTTCCAAGCCCGTTCTTTTGCAGGCGCTTTCCGTCAAGTGCTTGGACACAACTTTGGCTTCTCTACGAGGTGCGATCGTGGCAACAGAGCATGTGTGATACACTGAATGCACGAGGCATGGTGCGGTAAGTTGAGGCAAGGCTAGGTTCAGATAGAGAGGCCGGCGAATTCACCAAGAGTGTGACGCCGGCCCCAATCTTTCCACTCGGCTAGCTAAAGGGAAAGTTTTTTTGCTCCGTGCGCCACTGCCGCGTCTCGCCTGCAAAAAAACCACCGGGTTCACTTTGGAAAGACCCCCAAGTCTAAACCCGCTATTTTCTGACACGATTGCACTTGTCACAGGGTATATACTAATGGCATAGAGTGTTGGCAAGGAGCAGGCGGTGATGGCAAGCACAGAGGAGCGGCTCAGCGGTCTTGAAAGCGCTTACGCTCATCTTGCGACAAAAGCTGACTTGGCCGACCTAAAGGGGGAATTGAAGAGCGACATTGCCAACCTGAAGGCCGATCTCATCAAGTGGATGGTGATAGCGATGGCAGTGTGGGGCGGAGTCCTTATTGGCGCTATGCAGTTCATACCGTAGGGGCTCTAGCATCCTCCAAGGGCTGAGCTGCTAATTCCTGATTAGTCAGACAATGAGCGTGCAGGGAGGCACAGCGATGGAAGTCAATGGGGAATTCGTCATCACGATTGCCACCACGATAGTCGCAGTGGCAGCATTGCTTTGGCGTTTCGAGACACGCATATCGGGCGTTGAAACACGGTTAGGGGAGCGGATTGCCCGCGTGGAAGGCAGGCTGGATTCTTTTGCGACAAAGGCTGACGTTGCCCGGATCGAGGGTCTGCTCGAAGGCTACATCATGCAGGCGGGCAAGAAAGAGACGGAATGATGGCTAGTGTTTCCGCGTGGGCGCCAACGATTGTGGCGATTGCGGCCTTTGCCGGACTGTTGTGGCGGTTCGAGACGAGAATCTCAGGAGTGGAAACGCGGCTGGGAAAGCGAATCGCTCGGATTGAAGGTCTTATCGAGGGCTTGACTGATCGGGTGTCTCGGATTGAGAACGTACTCGATAGCTACTTCATGGACGCCGCGAGATCTGCGCGCGAGGAGTGGCCATGAGTGCAAGACCCTAAACTAGGAAAACCCGGGCTTGAAAGAGCCAAGCCTAGAACTGCCAATTACTGACACGATTCTACTGGTTACAGGGTGTATGCTAGAGGCAGAAGGAATGGCATGGCAAGCACAGAGGAGCGTTTAGCGCGAATCGAGGGCGGCTACGAACACCTTGCTACAAAGGCTGATATTGCTGCAATTCATGGCAAGGTAGACAAGCTCACATGGGCTATTGGTGTCCTTTTCGCTCTCCAGATTGCGATATTAGCTAGAGTGTTCGATATCATACCGGCCTAAATGAGAGCGCGCGACGATGACGAGAACGGAGGAGCGGATCAGCCGTCCTACGGACGCAGTCAGCGGTCTTGAAAGCGCCTATGCCCACCTTGCTACAAAGGCCGATATGGAGGGCTTGCGAGGCGAATTGAAGGGCGACATCAACACGCTCAAGTGGGCGATTGGCGTGCAATTCGCGCTCCTTGTCATCATTCTCGGCCGACTGTTCGATGTAATCCCGCTTGGTTGACCATGAACTGCCGGAGACACCCAAAGTGGTAATCTGCTGATTCCCCATTGTTCAACTGTCACTCTGCGACGGTGCGCCTTATGCCCACAGATCAGCCGTCTGAACTTTCCGTATTTTTCAGCTTCTCAGGGCGCATCAACCGCGTCACGTTCTGGGCTGGCCAAATTACACTCTTGGCTGTGTATTTCTTGGGAGCCATTGCATCTGAAACCATATACGTAGCAACCGAGGATACGGATGCTCAGTATGTGGTTGCGCTAATGTACCTGATAGGCTTTGCGTTATTGTTGTATTGCAAGTTCGCGATACTGGCAAAACGCTGGCACGACCACGATAAATCCGGTTGGTGGTCACTTATTGGTCTGGTGCCTGTGATTGGCGCTATTTGGATCTTCATAGAACTCGGTTGTTTTGTCGGAGATGAGGACTGGAATCGATTCGGTCCACCACCGAATGGTAGGACGGTCGGCCCACCGCCCGATCGCAAAGCTAAACAGACACGCTCCCCGTTCCTGGAGGACATGTAGCAGAAGAAATGAGACGCCTAAACCTACTATTCCGCGGATAGCCTTCGTTTGACAGACACGCTTCTCTCCTGCTACAAAGAAGCTAACCGAAAAACCCATTAAAAAGACCATGGAGAACCAAGAATGCCCAAGTTTCTTGTCGAGTGGAACCTGCCGCCGGAGCTCACCCGCGACAAGTATGACAACAACAAGAAGAAGTCACTGGATATCTACGCGCAGTTACCCAATTGCGACTGGATAAGCACCTATCTTTCCGATGACATGAGCAAGTGTTACTGCCTGTACGAAGCTGAAAGCGAAGAGGCCGTGATTGAGGCCCGCGACGCGGTGAGCGCCAAGATTGACAAGATCGTTCGCGTGGACGAGCTGACCGAAACGGACTACCGCGAGTAAGCGCGTCCTTTGGCCCTGCCAAAGCGTCGGTAGCGCAGGTTAGCAACCCTGCGGGCGCGTCCCGAGCCACACCGTCCTGCTGGTGTGGCTTTTCGTTTGATTGCAAGCATCCAGAGTGAGCCCGTTATAGCTCTTGCTGAAACACTTCTCCCTAGTGGAGACCTTTGCGTAACGAGATTCTGAGGAAAGTGTGTTGCCTCCTCTTCCCAGGAGGCCTTTGCATAAACCTTCGCCATTGAGCAGGAAGGTTTGGGTGGGGGTGAAATGACTTGACACCCTGCTGTCTTTAGTTGAAAATGCGCTCTGGATTCCGGCTTTCGCCGGAATGACGGCGTTTCGCAAAGCTCTCCCCAGGGAGTGGGTCGGGGTGAGGGGTTGTCATACTCTTCTAATTGCATAAAGTGTGCAGTCAATACAGTCTAAGGCCAAAGACGTTTAATCAACGGTTGGCATGCTGAGCAACTTCACCCTCATCCCCGTATCGTGCCGATATGG is part of the Chloroflexota bacterium genome and harbors:
- a CDS encoding DUF4242 domain-containing protein; protein product: MPKFLVEWNLPPELTRDKYDNNKKKSLDIYAQLPNCDWISTYLSDDMSKCYCLYEAESEEAVIEARDAVSAKIDKIVRVDELTETDYRE
- a CDS encoding DUF805 domain-containing protein, which gives rise to MPTDQPSELSVFFSFSGRINRVTFWAGQITLLAVYFLGAIASETIYVATEDTDAQYVVALMYLIGFALLLYCKFAILAKRWHDHDKSGWWSLIGLVPVIGAIWIFIELGCFVGDEDWNRFGPPPNGRTVGPPPDRKAKQTRSPFLEDM